The Asticcacaulis sp. EMRT-3 region TAGTTCGCCTGGATGCCGAGGCCGTCGAACGGCTTGGGCAGGGCGGTGAAATAGCGCTGATAGGCAACTTCAAAGCCCTTGACGCTGGCGCCTTCGCCATTGACCGGGCCGGTGATCACCGCATTGCGGGTGACGCCATTATTGGTCAGCGGCACGACGAAGGTGCTGTTCTGGATATAGTCGTAGAACGTCTTGGTGAAGATGTCGAAGCTGAACGACCCCACCGCCGCGAAGTAGTGCTCCAGCGACAGATCGAACTGGTCGGCCTGAATCGCCTTGAGGCGCGGATTGCCGGTCGAGCCTGAATAGCCGTAAATATAGCTGACCGGCTGGCCGGAACCATTGAGCACGATGCTGGGATTACCCTGAGTGATCGCCGATTGCGGCACATAGCTGCGTTGCAGGGTGATGTAGTTCTTCAAAAGGCCCATATCGGGCATCGACATGCCGCGCGACGCCGCGAAGCGCACAATCCAGTCACCGGGGAAGGCGAAGGCCAGGTTCAGGCTGGGCAGGTTATAGGTATGCGAGGTCTTGACCGTCGAACTGGCATAGCCGCCGTTCGAGAAGGCCTGATCATCGGTCGAATTGACGGCCAGACATTGCGGCGAGATGGCATATTGACCCGTTTGCAGGGAAGCAATCTCTTCGGGGCTAAGCGGTTTACAGTTCAGGTCGTCCGCCGTGAAGGGGGTGGCGAAATTGGTGGCCCCCACGCTGGTCAGGTCGGTCTTGACCAGACGCATCCCGATATTGCCCGACAGGGTGATGCTGCTGCCGAACAGGGTGGCGTCAGGCCCGCCGAACTTCAGCATCACATAGGCCGAATCCTCCTTCTGGGTGACATTGAGGATTTCGCCCGGCTGGAAGCAGCTTCCGGCGATATTGGCCGCCCGCATACAGATCGGATCCCAGGTGGAGGACGGCGTCTTGCCGCCCGCTGACTGCGCCGTCATGCCGAAGGTGGACTCCATCAGATTGATGTCCTTCAGATAGGACGGATTGATGGTGACGAACTGATCCTGACCGATCAGACCCTTCAGCAGACCGCTGTCGCCGAAATTGGTCGTCTGCCAGTAGGTGCCGGGATAGCCGGCGAAACTGGCCGTGGCCGGCGCATCGAGGTGGAAGGAATCGGCCGGATTGGCCCCCCAGTTGCTCGAAATCGGCTGCCAGTCATAGGCCGACCACTGGTTGAGCTGGTCGCGCTCGGACGTGCGCACGCCTGCCCGCAATTCGTTGAGCCACGGGCCGTCGAAGGCATAGGCGCCGTCGATCTGGAAGGCGTTCATCGTCGCCTTGCTGTCTTCCAGATGATCCATGATCGATTCGTTGAAATAGTTGCGATAATCGGCCAGCGGATCGGTGCCGACCACATTATAGCCCGACGGTGCTTCAAAATTCAGCTTGGGCAGGTCGCCGGTCAGATCGACATTCAGATTGGCATAGGTGCCGTTGCGATAGGTGATGTCGTAATGGGTGTTAGTCGACAAAACGTGCTGAGCGTCGAAGGTCAGCTTCAGCTTGTCGGTCGGCATCCAGATGAAGTTGAGCGCCGTGTCCTCGACATTGCGCTTTTCGGTCGAATAGCGCGTGGCCAGATTAACGGCGGGCGCGATGCGGCACGGCACATTGGCGTGGGTCGAATCGGAATCTAGGCAGGGCTGATAGATCGGTTCGTTAATGCCATACTGATCATAGGTGCCGTATTGATCGGTCGAGCCGGGCAGATAGGTGACCGGATTGGCGCTCCAGTCGATGCCGCCATAGCCCCAGTCGCCCGCCGAGGAGGTGATGACGCCCTTCTGGAACATGCCATTGCTGCCGAAAGTGAACGGCGTGCCGCCGCCCGCCTGATTAATGCCAAGGCCCGGCGCATCGGGCGGGGCGATAATGGAAGGATCGGTCCAGACGGTCGATTGCGTGGTGATCGACGGATCGACATAGGCCCAGTAGCTGAGCAACTGGTCTTCGTTCCAGCTATTCTGATAGCTCGACTTGTTATATTGCAAAGTCGCCTTGAAGTGATTGTCGGTGCTGGCCCATTGTCCGGCCAGCGACAGGCCGCGGCGCGTGCGGTCATAGACGGTGTTGTTATAGCTGATGCCCGACGGGATGTAGTTCATCTGGTCGGTATAGGTGCCTGCTGCAAATGGCATCATGCGTGGCAGGATGGCGCCCTGGCTGGTCGTTTCGATCTTGGAATAGGCGATGTCGGCCAGGAAGCCGAAATCACCGAGATCGGTGCTCCAGCGATTGGAATAGAGCACCGAACCCGACGGCGTCCACGTCTTGCTCAGATCGCCGTAATCGCCCTCAATCGTGCCCGAAATCAGTTGTCCCTTCTGATCGAACGGCAGGCGCGTGCGCAGATTGACCGTACCAGCAATCCCGCCTTCCAGCATATCGGCGGTCAGGTTCTTGTAGGTATCGACGCCCGACAGCATTTCCGGCGACACATCTTCCCAGCTCAGGCCCGAAGCATCGCCCGCGCTGAAGATGTCGCGGCCATTGAATTCCGATTTGACCTGTTGCAGGCCACGAATGATCACGCCGGTCGGCTCAGCCGGAAAGTGCATGACATCGCCGCCCGCCACCGAGCGGATCACCGTCACGCCCGGCACGCGCTGAAGCGCCTCGGCCACCGACTTGTCGGGGAAGGCGCCAATATCGGTGGCGGTGATCGAATCGACGATGGTATCGGCTTTTTTCTTGATGTCCTGCGCGCTTTGCAGCGCCTTGCGCGAACCGACGACGACGACCGTGGTGTCGTCCGTGGTGGCGGCCTTATCTGCGGTCGTATCTGTCCCGGCCGTCTGCGCCAGCGCATGACCCGCCCCCCCAAGCACGCCACACAGCAGGGCTACCGTCAGGGCGGTGCGCGAAACACCGCAATTGTTCCTCTTGATTCTCATCGTCCTAACACCCTCTGATATTGTTTTATGTCGCCCCCAATTGAATTGGGCTACATTCAATATGCTACATTTACTACAGGGCGTCAAACCCTGTTATGCGGGTGTGAAATAAATATGACAATTAACGAAAGCTGTTGCAATTCGGCAATAGTCAGATTGATGAGGTGCGATAAGATATTGAAATTGCATAAAAAAACGGAACACGACAGTTAAGTCGTGTTCCGTCAGGTCTATGAAAACGGCGGCAATTCCGTTTTCATTCGTAAAGGTGCCGGTTTTAGAAGCTCATGCCCACGCCGACCGTGATGGTGCGGCCAAAGGCGCTGTAGCCGGAATCGACGCCGCTGCCCGTGCCGGTGGCGCCCGCCGACCAGATGGCGTTTTCATCGCCATTAAGGAAGGTTCTGACAATCGTATTGGTCAGGTTCTTGCCTTCTATATAGACCTTGATGCGCGGGGTAACGGCATAGGAGGCGGTGGCGTTCAGCCAGCTCGTCGCCTTGGAAATGGCGGGCCAGCCATCCACTTCGGTATAGGTGGACTGGGTGAAGGAACCGGCATAATCCCATGATACGCTGGCCAGGATCGGGCCGTGTTCATAAAAGACATTGGCCGAGAAGGTGGTGGGCGATACGCCCGCTTCCGGCCCTGCCGACTGGCCGTCGATCACCGTCTTGCTCCAGGTATGGGTATATTCGGCGTGGACGCCAAAGCCATTATCAAGAATGTGCTGCCAGCTCAGTTCGATGCCGTAAATATCGGCCTTGTCGCCATTGACCGGCTGATTGATGCTGAATGGCAGGGCCGTGCAGGGGTCGCCGTTAAAGCAGCCGACCGCGCCAATATCGACATTATTGGTCTGGGCGGTGGTAATATCGTCGCGCAGGCGCTTGTCGAACAAGGCCACCGACAACAGATCGCGCGGCTGGTAATACCATTCCAGCGAGGCGTCGAACTGGTCGGCCTTGATCGGACGCAGATCGGCATTGCCGTCATAATAGAGGATATATTCCTGATTGATGGCGTTGTTGGTCGAGGTCGGCACAAGCTGGTTGAGATTGGGGCGCGACATGACCTCGGCGGCGCCTAAGCGCAGTTGCAGGTCGGGGCGGATATGGTAGATCAGGTTCAGCGACGGCAGGGCCAGGGTGTAATGGCCCTTGGCATTGACCGGGGTGATGTCGGAATATTGCACCACGCCCGGATTGGTCGGGTTGGACGTGTCCGCCACGGTCACCGACAGGATCTCATTGGTGGCGGTTGTGGCGTGCGTCCGGGTCGACACCATGCGCAGGCCCAGATTGCCGTCCCATTTCCCGATGCTGAAACTGCCTTCAATAAAGGCGGCGAAGGTCTTTTCATTCACATCGTAGGAATTGGTCGGATTATATTGCGGCGCGGTCAGGCTGAAATCATAGACGCCCTCGCCGCTCGTATAGTTGGGCGTACCGTCGAGATTTTTCAGTCCTGCCAGCAGGGCATTGGCGTTGAGCAGCGCCATCGTCATCGGGAACTTGCCGCCCGCCCCTTCCATGAAGTGCGGGAAGTTGAAGGTGGAGATGACATCAGCTCCCATTGTGGCGAAGGTGATCGGCCCCGGCTGACCATCCAGCGTATTATAGAGTGAGCCATACTGGTTCGAGCCGTTGTTCCAGTCATTGCTGATATCGCGGCGCGACTTGGAGCGGTCGGTATAGTTGACGCCGAAGGTCACCTTTTGCAGCCAGCCCGTATCCTGATGCCAGGTGCCATTGAGCTTCAGGCCGGTAATCTTGTCCTGAATCGAAAAACCACTCAGGCCGACATAGTGGGTGCTCCACAGGCTCTGGTCATTGAGCTGGCCCGAAGCCAGGGCTGTGGCGTAATCGACGCCGCCCGGCAGGGTGATCGTCATGTCCGGCAACCCGCCCGGATTGGCGGTCATGGTGATCGTGTCCTGATTATAGGGGGTGGGCGACACAAGGCCTGCGGTGACGAAGGTGTCGGTGCCGCCTTCGGGACGGTCGGCCTTCGAATAATAGGCGTCGCCGTCAAACGTCAGGTGATCATTGACATTCCAGCTTCCGTTCACGCCGAACAGCGAGGTATCGACGATGCGGTTGACGGTCTGGTTCACGACTTCCGGCGTGAAATTGGTGCCGGTAAACGAGGTGATCAACCCGTTATTGACGGTGACATGGCTCCATTCGGGATTGCCATTCGCATCATAGGTGAAATCGGGATAGAAGGAGTGGTTATAGGCCACCTGCGGATCGCGCAGGCGCGTAAACATCAGGTCAGCGACGATATGGATGTCGTCGGACGGCCGCCATTCCAGCGTGCCGGTCAGCGCCGTGCGTTTTTTCTCGTCAACGATGGAGCCATACGAGATGCAGCATTCGGCCACCACGGCATTGTTGGAATTAAGCGGCCAGACACCGGGACTGGCCGGGTCATAGGTATTGTAGTTGAGCGAGTCGCTGCGCGTCTTGGTGTCGGAATAGACGGCGCCCAGCAGGAAGCCGAAATGGCCGCCATCCGTGGTGTCGCTGATAAAGCCGGAAACCTTGTCGCCATAATATTCCGACATGTCATTATAGCTGCCTTCGGCGCGCAGGGCGGCGTGGAAGCCTTTGTGATCAAAGGGGCGCGCCGAGCGCAGATTGACCGTGCCGCCGATACTGCCTTCCATCGCCGAAGCCTGTGGCGATTTCAAAACGTCAGCGCCGGAAATAATATCCGACGGCAGGATGTCGAAGGCGAAGTCGCGGCCATCATCATCGGTGGCCAGGATGCGGTCGTTCAGGGTGACGATATTATATTGAGAGCCTAAGCCGCGCACGCTGACATATTGCCCTTCGCCGCCCGTCGTGCGGTTGATGGTGATGCCGGTAATATGGCTTAAGGAATCGGCGACATCATTATCGGGAAAGCGCCCCAGCTCGGTGGCATTGATCGAATCGGTAATGACGCTGGCGTCGCGTTTGATATGCAGCGACTTGGCCAGACTGCCACGCATCCCGACCACCACCACCTCGGTTGTGTCAGAAGCGGAGGTTGGCGCAGCGGGGGCTGGCGAAGCGGCGGGGGCGCTGTCCTGCGCCGCGGCCAGGGCCGGATACGCCACAGCGACCAGAGCGACACCGCCCATGAGCGCATTTACGAGGTTTTTCTTTACACGCATCGTTTCGCCTCCATCATGCGGCCTACCGGAAAGGCAGTGCCAATCTTTCGTTATCTTTCGTTACGCACCACTTCCTCGCTGTCAACAGATAAAAACCGCAATTAGGCCATCTATTTTCGACATCGCAACGAAATGAAACAAATATGTCACGTTTTTTCATTCTGTCCGGCGGTTTTGACCAGGCAAAGCACATCCGCATTGAAATTTGGGCGTCATTTAGGGATAACGGACGAGATAACGACTCACAAAGCGCCTGTGTGCGCAGCCGAAAGACCGACACATGACCGCAGCGACACGGGTTACGCGCGACACCAGCGAACGCCGCCGCCAGATTACCCATATGATCAAATCGCGTGGCAGCGTGCAGGTTGCGTCCTTGTCGGATGTGTTCGGCGTGTCGATGCAGACCATCCGCAAGGATCTGCACTTCCTTGAAATGCATGGGGTTGCGGCGCGCGCCTATGGCGGGGCCATCGCTGCCGAAGTGGTCAATATTTCTGAGCCGCCGATTGAGGCCAAGCGCGTCACCCATACGGAAGAAAAGGAACGCATCGGTCGGCTGGCCGCCGCCCTGGTGCAGCCGGGCGACTCGATCATGCTCGATTCCGGCACGACCGCCATGCAGATTGCGCGCTTCCTGCCCGATGATGACGGCATCACCGTCGTCACCAATGATTTCGACGTGCTGGGTGCGCTCAGCCAGAAGCGCAACCTGAAGATCGTCATGCTGGGCGGCGAACTGCGCCGCAAGAACATGGCCTTTTACGGCGCGCAAACCCTGGCTGCGCTTGATGATCTGCTGCTCGACAAGCTGTTTCTCGGCGTCGATGGCTTTGATGTTGAGCGCGGCATCACCACCCATTTCGAACCCGAAGCGCAACTGAACCGCAAGATGGTGGAGACGGCGCGGCGCATTATCGCGGTGACGGACTCATCGAAATTCGGCAAGGTCTGCCTGCACCGCATCATCGACATCAGCGAAATCGATGACCTGATCACCGATTCCGATGCGCCCGACTATATTCGCCAGCCCGAAGCCCATCTCGGTTTCCGCGTCCATCTGGCTTAGAACGGCGTAACCTTTAAAGCTTGCGTTGAAGAAAGTAACCCCTCCGTCTCGACGCGCTTCGCTGGCTCGACACCTCCCCATGAATGGGGAGGAGGGATGTGCCGTCTGCCTCCCTCCTCCCTATCGAGCAAAGCGAAGATGGGGAGGTGGCGGCGAAGCCGTCGGAGGGGTCGTTTTGAATCTTGCCCATATCTCAAACGACAGACCACTGCGCCGAAACTTTTTCTTTCGTTTTGTTATCTTTTTGTTGCGTTAGGCAAAAATTCCGTGCAGCATCGCAAGCAACGATGTCACGCCGCACCCGAAGCGGCCCCGCGCCGGAGCCTGCGAAACCATGACCGCACACGCACCTATTCGCCGCCGCACCCTGTTGTCGCTGCTGGGCGGGGCCGCCCTGACACCGATGCTGATGCCGGAAATGGCGTTTGCCAGACAAAAGGCTGCCCTGCCCGTCGCCGCCGCGTCTGACAGCGCCATCAACATTGCCTTCGACGCCCGCCTCTATAGCCGCGTATCGATCCGGCAGGACGGCGCATGGCTGCAACTCAGCGATTTTGCGCCGAGCGATTATGTTAGCCTGAAAAGCGTCGATAAAGCGGGTAAAGCGCCCGCCGTTCGCATCGATACCTTTCATTTCGTCAGCCGCAAAAACGAAGCGGTCAGCGACATTCACGGCGCGGGCCAGCGCTTCACGATCACCGGACGCTCTCCCGAAGGACTGGAAAAAACGGTCAGCCTGACCTTTTATGACCGCTATCCGGGCTTTGTCCTCCAGCAGGTCAGCTATCGCAATGCGGGCGCGAAAACGCTCGACATCGCAAGCTGGGCCAATGGCGCCCACACGCTGAAAGACGGCGAACACGGCTTCTGGTCGTGGTCGGGTTCATCGCACGAAGACCGCCGCGACTGGGTGCAACCGGTCAAGTCCGGCTTCGACCAGCCCAATTTCATGGGCATGAACGCCTCGGATTACGGCAGCGGCACGCCGGTCGTCGATGTGTGGCGACCCGATGCGGGGCTGGCGGTCGGCCATGTCGAGCCCGTGCCGAAACTGGTGTCTCTGCCGCTGGTCGCCATGCGGGCGGGCGCCGCCATCGCCGTCAATATGGAGCATGTCGTCACGCTCAAACCGGGCGACAGCTTTGCGACGCTCGACACCTTCGTTACGGTGCATCGCGGCGACTATTTTGTGACGCTCGACACCTATCGCCAGATCATGTCGGAGCGCGGACTGGCCTCGCCCGTCACGCCCGCCGCCTCCTATGAGGGCATCTGGTGCGCCTGGGGCTATGACCGCGTCGGCACGCCCGAAGAGGTGGAGGGCACGCTGGCCAAGGCCGCCGATCTTGGCCTGACCTGGGTCGTGCTCGATGATGGCTGGCAGACCTCGGAAGGCGACTGGTATCTCAATCCGAAGAAGTTTCCGCGCGGCGATGCCGACATGCGCGCCTTCACGGCGAAAATAAAGGCGGCGGGCATGAAGCCCCGGCTGTGGATCACGCCCTTGGCCGTCGAACCGGGCACCGACCTTTTGCACGATCACAGCGACATGCTGCTGCTTGATCAGAACGGCGCGCCGCAACTGATTTCATGGTGGAACTCCTTTTACCTGTGTCCGGCCTATCAGCCGACCATCGACTATACCGAGGCCCTGTTCACCAAGATCTTCAGGGACTGGGGCTATGACGGCGTCAAGATCGACGGCCAGCACCTGAATGGCGTCGCACCCTGCTATAATCCCTTGCACAATCACGCTTACCCGGAAGAATCGGTCGAAAAGCTGCAAACCTTCTGGCAATGCGTTTACGATACGGCGCAGGCCGTCCATCCTGAGGCCGTGGTCGAGCTTTGCCCATGCGGCGACTGCTATTCCTATTTCAACTTCCCCTATATCAACAATGCCCCGGCCTCCGACCCGACCTCATCGTGGCAGGTGCGCCTGAAAGGCAAGTCGCTGAAGGCGCTGATGGGGCCTTCAGCACCGTTTTCCGGTGACCATGTTGAGCTGTCGGATGGCGGCGATGATTTTGCCTCGACGGTCGGCATCGGCGGGATTGTTTCGACCAAGTTCACCTGGCCGCACGAGGGCCGCGCGCCCGGATCCAACTTCCTGCTGACGCCGGAAAAAGAGGTTTTGTGGCGCAAATGGATCGCCATCTATAATGAAAAGCGGCTGGCGCAGGGCATTTATCGCGGCGAGCTGTACGACATCGGTTTCGACAAGCCCGAAGCCCATGTCGTCGAAAAAGACGGGCGGCTATACTATGCTTTTTACGCCGAAAACTGGCGCGGGCCGGTGGAATTCCGGGGCCTGAAGGGCGCTTACCGCTTGCGCGACTATTTCAATGACCGCGATCTGGGCAACGTGTCGGAGACTAGCCCGCACCTCGATCTCGCCTTTGAGCGTTTCCTTGTTATCGAAGCCATTCCTGCCGGGGCTACAGCATGACCGATCCCGTAATCACCGCCGTGCCGCCCGCCGATGCGACACCCGAAACCGGTGGCCGCCGCTGGCTGTGGTTTGCCCTCGCCACGGTCGTTTTATGGGGCGTCTGGGGCGCCTTTGCCGGGATTTCGGCGCAGCGCAGCTTTCCCGAAACCCTGACCTACTGCGTCTGGGCCGTCACCATGATCGTGCCCGCCGTCATCGTCATGCAGCGTGAGCGCTGGAAGCTCGACATCCACCCCAAGGCCATCGCCTATGGTCTGGCCATCGGGCTTCTGGGGGCGGGCGGGCAGATGGTGCTGTTCTATGCCGTCTCGACCGGCCCGGCCTATCTGATCTTTCCGGTGATTTCCTTGTCACCGCTGATCACCATCGTCATGTCTTTCCTTATCTTGCGCGAACGCACCAATTGGCTGGGCGCGCTCGGCGTGGTGCTGGCCCTGCTTGCCCTGCCGATGTTCGATTACGATCCGGGCGGCACAGCGGTCGTGCATGGGGTGGGCTGGTTCGTGCTGGCCCTGATCGTCATGCTGTGCTGGGGCATACAGGCCTATTTTATGAAGAGCGCCAATAATGTGATGAGCGCCGAAAGCATCTTCTTTTACATGATGATTTCGGGTCTGGTGCTGATCCCGGCGGCCCTGCTGATGACCAATTTTTCCCGTCCGATCAACTGGGGATGGGACGGGCCGTGGCTGGCCGCCACCATCCAGATGCTCAATGCCGTGGGCGCGCTCCTGCTGGTCTATGCCTTTCGTTACGGCAAGGCGATTGTGGTCGCCCCTTTGAGCAATGCAGGCGGCCCGCTGATCACCGCCATCCTGTCGCTGCTGCTCGAAGGCATTGTGCCGGGGGCCTTGAAGGCCGTCGGGCTGGTACTGGCGCTGTTGGCGTCGATCTTTCTGGCCCTGGCACCCTAAATTTGACGCCCTAAACCGAAATTTATAAGTTTCGTTTTCATTGTTTTTGTTGCGTATCATTGCGGCGCGGGCTATGAAGGCCACAACATCATCGTTTGAAAGGTTTCTGCCATGAGAGCCATGCTCGATCTGGTGGCGCGCCATAAAGCCGGCGTACCCTGTGGCATCGTCTCCGTCTGCTCGGCCCATCCGCTCGTCGTCGAGGCATCCTTACGCCACGCCCTGACGCACGATGCGCCGATCGCCCTGATCGAAGCGACCTGCAATCAGGTCAATCAGGACGGCGGCTATACCGGTATGCAGCCCGCCGATTTTCGTGATTTCGTCTTCGTCATCGCCGACCGGATCGGCCTGCCACGCGCGCGCATCCTGCTGGGCGGCGACCATCTGGGGCCGAACCCGTGGACACACCTGCCTTCCGCCGAGGCGATGGACAAGGCGGAGGTGATGGTGGCGGCCTATGTCAGGGCCGGTTTCCGCAAGATCCACGCCGACTGTTCGATGTCATGCGCCGATGATCCCGTGCCGCTGGCCGAAAAAACCATCGCCGAACGCGCCGCGCGCCTGATCGCTGTCTCCGAAGCGGTGTGGCGTGAAGCGGGCGGCGAGGCCCCCGTCTATGTCATCGGCACCGAAGTGCCCGTGCCCGGCGGCGCGTCCGAAGACCTGCCCGAACTGGAAGTGACATCGCCCGAAGCGGCGCTTACCACCATCCGCACCCATGAGCGCATCTTTCGTGAGCGCGGCCTGACCGCCGCCTGGCCGCGCGTCATCGCCGAGGTGGTGCAGCCCGGCGTCGAGTTCGACCACCATAAGGTCATCGACTATGATCGCGCGAAAGCGAAAGCCTTAAGCCGCGCTATCGAAACCCTGCCGACGATCCTCTATGAAGCCCATTCGACCGATTACCAGACACCGCAGCATTTGCGCGAACTGGTCGAGGACCATTTCGCCATATTGAAGGTCGGCCCCGGCGTCACCTTCGCGCTGCGTGAAGCCTTGTGGGCGCTTGACGCCATTGAGCGCGAATGGATCGCTGCGGATCGCTCCAATTTCCGCGACGTGGTGCTGGAACGGATGCGCGCCCTGCCGCACAACTGGTCGAAATATTATCACGGCGAAGGCCACGCCCTGGCTTTCGACCTGCAATATTCGCTGAGCGACCGCATCCGCTATTACTGGCCCGACGCTGAGATCATGGCCGCCCAGCAACAGATGTTTGACAACCTGACCGAAAACCCGCCGCCACTGGCCCTGATCAGCCAATATATGCCCGACGCCTATGCCGCCATACGCGGTCAAGGTCTTGTCTGCACCCCCGCCCATCTGGTCATGGCCCATATCAGCGTCGTGCTGGATGGCTATTCTGCGGCAACCCAAGGTCAGGTGGAGATGCTCGATGCCTGATATGCCTTTTCCACATACCCACGCCGTGCCCGCCCTGCCCGGTTATGACGAAGCCTGGCTTTCGGCGCATGGCGGCTTCTGGACGGCGCGCGAAATCGCCCAGCAGCCCGACCTGCTGCGCCGGACGCAAGACCTGCTCGGCGCGCAGCAGACCAAGATTGAGGCCTTTCTGGCCCCGCTTCTGGCGCGCCCTGACCTGCGTATCATCCTGACCGGAGCGGGCACCTCGGCCTTTATCGGCGACAGCCTGGCCCCCTGGCTGACGGCAAGGATGCAGCGTCCGGTCGAATCGATCGCA contains the following coding sequences:
- a CDS encoding TonB-dependent receptor, encoding MRIKRNNCGVSRTALTVALLCGVLGGAGHALAQTAGTDTTADKAATTDDTTVVVVGSRKALQSAQDIKKKADTIVDSITATDIGAFPDKSVAEALQRVPGVTVIRSVAGGDVMHFPAEPTGVIIRGLQQVKSEFNGRDIFSAGDASGLSWEDVSPEMLSGVDTYKNLTADMLEGGIAGTVNLRTRLPFDQKGQLISGTIEGDYGDLSKTWTPSGSVLYSNRWSTDLGDFGFLADIAYSKIETTSQGAILPRMMPFAAGTYTDQMNYIPSGISYNNTVYDRTRRGLSLAGQWASTDNHFKATLQYNKSSYQNSWNEDQLLSYWAYVDPSITTQSTVWTDPSIIAPPDAPGLGINQAGGGTPFTFGSNGMFQKGVITSSAGDWGYGGIDWSANPVTYLPGSTDQYGTYDQYGINEPIYQPCLDSDSTHANVPCRIAPAVNLATRYSTEKRNVEDTALNFIWMPTDKLKLTFDAQHVLSTNTHYDITYRNGTYANLNVDLTGDLPKLNFEAPSGYNVVGTDPLADYRNYFNESIMDHLEDSKATMNAFQIDGAYAFDGPWLNELRAGVRTSERDQLNQWSAYDWQPISSNWGANPADSFHLDAPATASFAGYPGTYWQTTNFGDSGLLKGLIGQDQFVTINPSYLKDINLMESTFGMTAQSAGGKTPSSTWDPICMRAANIAGSCFQPGEILNVTQKEDSAYVMLKFGGPDATLFGSSITLSGNIGMRLVKTDLTSVGATNFATPFTADDLNCKPLSPEEIASLQTGQYAISPQCLAVNSTDDQAFSNGGYASSTVKTSHTYNLPSLNLAFAFPGDWIVRFAASRGMSMPDMGLLKNYITLQRSYVPQSAITQGNPSIVLNGSGQPVSYIYGYSGSTGNPRLKAIQADQFDLSLEHYFAAVGSFSFDIFTKTFYDYIQNSTFVVPLTNNGVTRNAVITGPVNGEGASVKGFEVAYQRYFTALPKPFDGLGIQANYTHLHNEGVKNSNLYLDDAGGNTVARSAQDGMINAGRLEQLSDDSYNLILMYDKGPIGARLAYNWRSKYVNSVNDCCIGFPVWNRAEGFLDGSLRYAITPHMEMDIQGSNLLKTRPKIYQEVEGPTNASPNATPVFLPAGTFDFDRRLSVSIRFKY
- a CDS encoding TonB-dependent receptor, which produces MRVKKNLVNALMGGVALVAVAYPALAAAQDSAPAASPAPAAPTSASDTTEVVVVGMRGSLAKSLHIKRDASVITDSINATELGRFPDNDVADSLSHITGITINRTTGGEGQYVSVRGLGSQYNIVTLNDRILATDDDGRDFAFDILPSDIISGADVLKSPQASAMEGSIGGTVNLRSARPFDHKGFHAALRAEGSYNDMSEYYGDKVSGFISDTTDGGHFGFLLGAVYSDTKTRSDSLNYNTYDPASPGVWPLNSNNAVVAECCISYGSIVDEKKRTALTGTLEWRPSDDIHIVADLMFTRLRDPQVAYNHSFYPDFTYDANGNPEWSHVTVNNGLITSFTGTNFTPEVVNQTVNRIVDTSLFGVNGSWNVNDHLTFDGDAYYSKADRPEGGTDTFVTAGLVSPTPYNQDTITMTANPGGLPDMTITLPGGVDYATALASGQLNDQSLWSTHYVGLSGFSIQDKITGLKLNGTWHQDTGWLQKVTFGVNYTDRSKSRRDISNDWNNGSNQYGSLYNTLDGQPGPITFATMGADVISTFNFPHFMEGAGGKFPMTMALLNANALLAGLKNLDGTPNYTSGEGVYDFSLTAPQYNPTNSYDVNEKTFAAFIEGSFSIGKWDGNLGLRMVSTRTHATTATNEILSVTVADTSNPTNPGVVQYSDITPVNAKGHYTLALPSLNLIYHIRPDLQLRLGAAEVMSRPNLNQLVPTSTNNAINQEYILYYDGNADLRPIKADQFDASLEWYYQPRDLLSVALFDKRLRDDITTAQTNNVDIGAVGCFNGDPCTALPFSINQPVNGDKADIYGIELSWQHILDNGFGVHAEYTHTWSKTVIDGQSAGPEAGVSPTTFSANVFYEHGPILASVSWDYAGSFTQSTYTEVDGWPAISKATSWLNATASYAVTPRIKVYIEGKNLTNTIVRTFLNGDENAIWSAGATGTGSGVDSGYSAFGRTITVGVGMSF
- the agaR gene encoding transcriptional repressor AgaR — translated: MTAATRVTRDTSERRRQITHMIKSRGSVQVASLSDVFGVSMQTIRKDLHFLEMHGVAARAYGGAIAAEVVNISEPPIEAKRVTHTEEKERIGRLAAALVQPGDSIMLDSGTTAMQIARFLPDDDGITVVTNDFDVLGALSQKRNLKIVMLGGELRRKNMAFYGAQTLAALDDLLLDKLFLGVDGFDVERGITTHFEPEAQLNRKMVETARRIIAVTDSSKFGKVCLHRIIDISEIDDLITDSDAPDYIRQPEAHLGFRVHLA
- a CDS encoding glycoside hydrolase family 36 protein — translated: MTAHAPIRRRTLLSLLGGAALTPMLMPEMAFARQKAALPVAAASDSAINIAFDARLYSRVSIRQDGAWLQLSDFAPSDYVSLKSVDKAGKAPAVRIDTFHFVSRKNEAVSDIHGAGQRFTITGRSPEGLEKTVSLTFYDRYPGFVLQQVSYRNAGAKTLDIASWANGAHTLKDGEHGFWSWSGSSHEDRRDWVQPVKSGFDQPNFMGMNASDYGSGTPVVDVWRPDAGLAVGHVEPVPKLVSLPLVAMRAGAAIAVNMEHVVTLKPGDSFATLDTFVTVHRGDYFVTLDTYRQIMSERGLASPVTPAASYEGIWCAWGYDRVGTPEEVEGTLAKAADLGLTWVVLDDGWQTSEGDWYLNPKKFPRGDADMRAFTAKIKAAGMKPRLWITPLAVEPGTDLLHDHSDMLLLDQNGAPQLISWWNSFYLCPAYQPTIDYTEALFTKIFRDWGYDGVKIDGQHLNGVAPCYNPLHNHAYPEESVEKLQTFWQCVYDTAQAVHPEAVVELCPCGDCYSYFNFPYINNAPASDPTSSWQVRLKGKSLKALMGPSAPFSGDHVELSDGGDDFASTVGIGGIVSTKFTWPHEGRAPGSNFLLTPEKEVLWRKWIAIYNEKRLAQGIYRGELYDIGFDKPEAHVVEKDGRLYYAFYAENWRGPVEFRGLKGAYRLRDYFNDRDLGNVSETSPHLDLAFERFLVIEAIPAGATA
- a CDS encoding DMT family transporter, which gives rise to MTDPVITAVPPADATPETGGRRWLWFALATVVLWGVWGAFAGISAQRSFPETLTYCVWAVTMIVPAVIVMQRERWKLDIHPKAIAYGLAIGLLGAGGQMVLFYAVSTGPAYLIFPVISLSPLITIVMSFLILRERTNWLGALGVVLALLALPMFDYDPGGTAVVHGVGWFVLALIVMLCWGIQAYFMKSANNVMSAESIFFYMMISGLVLIPAALLMTNFSRPINWGWDGPWLAATIQMLNAVGALLLVYAFRYGKAIVVAPLSNAGGPLITAILSLLLEGIVPGALKAVGLVLALLASIFLALAP